One part of the Rhodococcus oxybenzonivorans genome encodes these proteins:
- a CDS encoding DUF5319 domain-containing protein has translation MRDQLPPGLPPDPFAGDPADPSAALDAIEPGQPLDPHERLAVEEDLADLAVYEALLAHRGIRGLVVCCEDCQQDHYHDWDMLRANLLQLLVDGTVRPHEPAYDPTPEAYVTWDYCRGYADASMNDALHGDGFDA, from the coding sequence GTGCGCGATCAACTGCCTCCCGGTCTGCCCCCGGACCCCTTTGCCGGCGACCCCGCCGACCCGTCCGCAGCTCTCGATGCGATCGAACCGGGCCAGCCACTCGACCCCCACGAGCGACTCGCTGTGGAGGAAGACCTGGCCGACCTCGCCGTATACGAGGCTTTGCTGGCCCATCGCGGGATTCGTGGCCTCGTCGTGTGCTGTGAAGACTGTCAGCAGGATCACTATCACGACTGGGACATGCTCCGGGCCAACCTCCTCCAGCTCCTCGTGGACGGCACCGTCCGGCCACACGAGCCTGCCTACGACCCGACACCTGAGGCGTACGTCACCTGGGACTACTGCCGCGGCTACGCCGACGCCTCGATGAACGACGCTCTGCACGGTGACGGCTTCGACGCCTGA
- a CDS encoding anti-sigma-D factor RsdA, protein MRGLARGNKRIGNPDADLPGGDAPVDVAAVRRDDALIDAIAGGGPVATDSPEQYELALLLANWRADIVATSMPDGPLLDDVIAAMDEADAREARSAARGKLRLLRPIAGAAAAIAVVMGGATIFSYNAEPGDPLWSVKSVVFSQQADSTVAQIDTTSQLQEAERMLATGDAESVKNLLDNAADRAGGIRDADQRRELEVWRAKLAAQLAEIAPTTTAQAPAPGTTTTDAPALTTQLPTSLPGLPGTTLPGVEPQPGTTLPSTDLQLPGLPPIPLPQLPQLPQTEPPPPSTVDPTIMLVPTQPTDDLPTFVPPTQQQQQSTVPLPTTTTVPVLPPPTS, encoded by the coding sequence GTGAGAGGTTTGGCTAGGGGAAACAAGCGGATCGGCAATCCCGATGCCGATCTCCCAGGCGGCGACGCACCAGTGGACGTTGCGGCAGTGCGCCGTGACGATGCACTGATCGACGCAATCGCCGGTGGTGGTCCTGTTGCGACGGATTCGCCGGAGCAATACGAGCTGGCACTCCTGCTCGCGAATTGGCGTGCAGACATCGTCGCGACATCGATGCCGGACGGGCCGCTGCTCGACGACGTCATCGCGGCCATGGATGAGGCGGATGCTCGCGAAGCCCGGAGCGCCGCTCGCGGCAAGTTGCGTCTACTACGGCCGATCGCGGGCGCTGCCGCAGCGATCGCGGTCGTGATGGGCGGCGCCACCATTTTCTCCTACAACGCCGAACCGGGCGATCCGCTGTGGAGCGTCAAATCGGTGGTCTTCAGCCAGCAGGCCGATTCGACGGTGGCGCAGATCGACACCACGTCACAGCTGCAGGAAGCCGAGCGCATGCTCGCGACCGGCGACGCCGAGTCCGTCAAGAACCTGCTCGACAACGCGGCCGACCGGGCCGGCGGCATCCGCGATGCCGACCAGCGGCGCGAACTCGAGGTCTGGCGTGCAAAACTCGCAGCCCAGCTGGCCGAGATTGCACCCACCACGACCGCGCAGGCGCCCGCACCCGGTACGACCACGACGGACGCGCCCGCTCTGACCACTCAGCTGCCGACGTCGCTGCCAGGACTGCCGGGCACCACGTTGCCGGGCGTCGAACCGCAGCCAGGAACTACTCTGCCGAGCACCGACCTCCAGTTGCCGGGACTCCCCCCGATTCCATTGCCGCAGTTGCCTCAACTGCCGCAGACCGAGCCTCCGCCGCCGTCCACGGTCGATCCGACGATCATGTTGGTTCCCACACAGCCGACGGACGATCTCCCGACTTTTGTGCCGCCGACGCAGCAACAGCAGCAGTCGACGGTGCCCTTGCCCACCACGACCACCGTCCCGGTGCTTCCGCCCCCCACCAGCTGA
- a CDS encoding sigma-70 family RNA polymerase sigma factor — protein sequence MTNTSEELDSAVAAATQGDRAALALVLENIRPLVVRYCRARVGAAERGQLSADDVAQEVCLAVMTALPRYEDQGRPFMAFVYGIAAHKVADAHRNSARNKSEPVAEVPDVVANDDGPEQRALDSEASRQMNDLLSTLPEKHREILILRLVVGMSAEETAAAVGSTAGAVRVAQHRAIAKLKKEVTKAGERFG from the coding sequence ATGACTAATACGAGCGAGGAGTTGGACTCCGCTGTCGCCGCTGCAACGCAGGGCGACCGGGCCGCTTTAGCTCTGGTCCTGGAAAACATTCGGCCCCTGGTTGTGCGCTACTGCAGAGCCAGGGTCGGTGCTGCGGAGAGAGGACAACTCTCCGCGGATGACGTGGCACAGGAAGTGTGCCTCGCCGTGATGACCGCCTTACCTCGCTACGAGGACCAGGGACGGCCTTTCATGGCATTCGTCTACGGGATCGCCGCACACAAGGTCGCAGACGCGCATCGGAACTCCGCACGTAACAAATCGGAACCGGTCGCCGAAGTACCGGATGTCGTAGCCAACGATGACGGACCCGAACAGAGGGCGCTCGATTCGGAAGCGAGCAGGCAGATGAACGATCTGCTCAGCACGCTGCCGGAGAAGCACCGGGAGATCTTGATCCTCCGCCTCGTGGTCGGAATGTCGGCAGAGGAGACGGCCGCGGCCGTGGGTAGTACCGCGGGAGCTGTCCGCGTAGCTCAACACCGAGCTATCGCGAAACTGAAAAAAGAAGTGACAAAGGCAGGTGAGAGGTTTGGCTAG
- a CDS encoding transcriptional regulator, which yields MRNLSRALIARDIVTIHRIVSRAAAERGLPAVWEAVLVPVLDWANEGRNSDAAAVNCRAFVECMTGILSTMTLDAPIAVGGRVLLVDVPTTLDFRRPSIAHDLGFRALGAALATASVDVRTSRPVGRTALLASVTNAEPDVIMLWLPPGDCDVASLSRAIRRRRSGLALLAAGPGAAATHLPRSVKSVGNLGDAVDAVTALI from the coding sequence GTGCGGAATCTGTCGAGGGCCTTGATCGCGCGCGACATCGTCACGATCCACCGCATCGTTTCCCGCGCCGCCGCCGAGCGCGGTTTGCCTGCCGTGTGGGAGGCCGTGCTCGTCCCGGTCCTCGACTGGGCGAACGAGGGGCGGAACTCGGACGCCGCCGCAGTGAACTGTCGTGCCTTCGTCGAATGCATGACGGGCATCCTGTCGACGATGACACTCGACGCCCCGATCGCCGTCGGCGGACGGGTACTGCTCGTGGACGTCCCCACCACCCTCGACTTTCGACGGCCGTCAATCGCGCACGACCTCGGGTTCCGCGCGCTCGGCGCCGCGCTGGCCACGGCGTCGGTCGACGTCCGCACCTCGAGGCCGGTGGGCCGCACCGCGCTACTCGCGTCCGTGACGAACGCGGAACCGGACGTGATCATGCTCTGGCTGCCGCCGGGAGACTGTGACGTGGCATCTCTCTCGCGCGCCATCCGACGTCGCCGCAGTGGACTTGCATTGCTGGCGGCCGGACCCGGGGCCGCAGCGACACATCTGCCCCGGTCGGTGAAGTCGGTCGGGAATCTGGGTGACGCCGTCGACGCCGTCACCGCACTCATCTGA
- a CDS encoding WhiB family transcriptional regulator translates to MPAPNHLPGPNADIWDWQMHGLCRGVDSSMFFHPDGERGRARAQRETRAKEMCRRCPVLAQCRNHALSVSEPYGIWGGMSETEREMHARHRRGRIAV, encoded by the coding sequence ATGCCTGCACCCAACCACCTCCCCGGTCCGAACGCCGATATCTGGGATTGGCAGATGCACGGACTGTGCCGCGGAGTCGACTCCTCGATGTTCTTCCATCCCGACGGCGAGCGTGGGCGGGCGCGAGCACAGCGGGAGACCCGTGCCAAGGAGATGTGCCGCCGCTGCCCCGTCCTCGCACAATGCAGAAATCATGCGCTGAGCGTGTCCGAGCCATACGGAATCTGGGGCGGAATGTCCGAGACCGAGCGTGAAATGCATGCGCGGCACCGCCGCGGACGTATCGCGGTCTGA
- a CDS encoding sigma-70 family RNA polymerase sigma factor has translation MHATVVLDEARRAFVTHNEGISPAEDLCPVGSADAATVRATEHAELRDAMVRVARGDTEAFAELYDRTSARVHGLVLRVLRDPGYAEETTQEVFLQAWNTASNFDPSRGSVMSWLMTLAHRRAVDRVRSEQAATDRQALYESTSVSGPFDHVTEEVTRRLEHQSVLECLDTLTATQRESVAMAYYDGRTYREVAAHLGVALSTVKTRIRDGLTRLRGCLGGL, from the coding sequence ATGCACGCTACCGTGGTGCTCGATGAAGCGAGACGAGCGTTCGTGACCCACAACGAGGGCATCTCACCGGCCGAAGATCTGTGCCCGGTGGGCTCTGCCGATGCCGCTACAGTGCGTGCCACCGAGCACGCGGAACTTCGTGACGCGATGGTCCGCGTTGCGCGCGGTGATACCGAGGCCTTCGCGGAGCTCTACGACCGCACGAGCGCCCGGGTCCACGGACTGGTCCTGCGTGTGCTGCGCGACCCCGGATACGCCGAGGAGACCACCCAGGAAGTGTTTCTTCAGGCATGGAACACCGCGTCGAATTTCGACCCGAGCCGCGGCTCGGTGATGTCCTGGCTGATGACGCTCGCCCACCGCCGGGCGGTCGACCGTGTGCGGTCCGAACAGGCGGCTACCGACCGTCAGGCGCTCTACGAGAGCACCTCCGTTTCGGGGCCGTTCGATCACGTCACCGAAGAGGTCACCCGCCGGCTCGAGCATCAATCGGTACTCGAGTGCCTCGACACTCTCACTGCCACCCAACGCGAATCGGTCGCGATGGCGTATTACGACGGACGCACCTATCGAGAGGTCGCCGCTCACCTGGGCGTCGCCCTGTCCACGGTGAAGACCCGTATACGTGACGGGTTGACGCGTCTTCGTGGATGCCTGGGAGGTCTGTGA
- a CDS encoding anti-sigma factor, which produces MNEDLLGMACPYALDALDDQERRELDARVAAADEDTRVAFAAEVRAIRESLAVVSEVGAVAPPPQLRARLLEQIGQDARADTYAPVHLDHHRNRRRRWRIAVAAAAAVGILAGGTVIARQLTEGPDPTVAEQVLQAADMQSSSTPIPGGGSATASYSKSEDAAVLVMNDVVPPAADSVYQMWLLPESGDAPVPAGTMTPDDVLPTTTVVLDDIGSMTKLAFTIEPPGGSPQPTSNPFAVLTLS; this is translated from the coding sequence ATGAACGAGGATCTTCTGGGCATGGCCTGTCCGTACGCACTGGACGCGCTCGACGACCAGGAGCGCCGCGAACTCGACGCTCGGGTCGCCGCCGCCGACGAGGACACCCGAGTCGCGTTCGCCGCCGAGGTACGGGCAATTCGCGAATCCCTTGCCGTGGTCAGCGAGGTGGGCGCCGTCGCCCCGCCACCCCAGCTGCGGGCCCGGTTGCTCGAACAGATCGGACAGGACGCACGGGCCGACACCTATGCGCCCGTCCACCTCGACCACCACCGCAACCGCCGGCGTCGTTGGCGGATTGCGGTGGCGGCCGCCGCTGCGGTCGGAATCCTCGCAGGCGGAACCGTCATCGCCCGGCAACTCACGGAGGGCCCCGACCCGACGGTAGCCGAGCAGGTACTCCAGGCCGCGGACATGCAGTCGTCGAGCACTCCCATTCCCGGGGGCGGCTCCGCCACGGCCAGTTACTCGAAGTCCGAGGATGCCGCGGTGCTCGTCATGAACGATGTCGTCCCGCCCGCCGCCGACAGCGTGTACCAGATGTGGCTACTGCCCGAGTCCGGCGACGCACCGGTCCCCGCCGGAACGATGACCCCGGACGACGTCCTGCCGACCACCACCGTCGTCCTCGACGACATCGGCTCGATGACGAAGCTGGCCTTCACCATCGAGCCGCCCGGTGGCTCACCACAGCCGACGTCGAATCCGTTCGCCGTGCTCACGCTGAGCTGA
- the groL gene encoding chaperonin GroEL (60 kDa chaperone family; promotes refolding of misfolded polypeptides especially under stressful conditions; forms two stacked rings of heptamers to form a barrel-shaped 14mer; ends can be capped by GroES; misfolded proteins enter the barrel where they are refolded when GroES binds), with amino-acid sequence MSKQIEFNETARRSLERGVDKLADAVKVTLGPRGRHVVLAKAFGGPTVTNDGVSIAREIDLEDPFENLGAQLVKSVATKTNDVAGDGTTTATVLAQAIVRGGLKNIAAGANPMALGVGINAAAEKVVEALLAAATPVEGKKSIAQVATVSSRDEEIGELVGEALTRVGTDGVVTVEESSSLATELVITEGVQFDKGYLSPYFVTDLDAQKAVYEDALVLLYREKISSLPDFLPLLEKVAESGKPLLIIAEDVEGEVLSTLVVNSIRKTIKAVAVKAPFFGDRRKAFLDDLAIVTGGTVINSEVGLSLKEAGLDLLGSARRVVVSKDETTIVDGAGTDADIKGRVAQLRREIENTDSDWDREKLEERLAKLAGGVAVIKVGAATETDLKERKFRVEDAVNAAKAAVAEGIVPGGGSALVQASTELVDNLGLTGDEATGVKVVREALQAPLFWIASNAGLDGSVVTSKVAEQPKGHGFNAATLTYGDLLADGVVDPVKVTRSAVVNAASVARMILTTESAVVEKPEEEQEQTGHGHSH; translated from the coding sequence ATGTCCAAGCAGATTGAGTTCAACGAGACCGCACGCCGGTCTCTCGAGCGCGGGGTCGACAAGCTGGCCGACGCGGTCAAGGTGACCTTGGGTCCGCGTGGCCGCCACGTAGTACTGGCGAAGGCCTTCGGCGGCCCCACCGTCACCAACGACGGCGTCAGCATCGCGCGGGAGATCGACCTCGAGGATCCCTTCGAGAACCTCGGTGCGCAGCTGGTCAAGAGCGTCGCCACCAAGACCAATGACGTCGCGGGTGACGGCACCACCACCGCCACCGTGCTGGCTCAGGCCATCGTTCGCGGCGGTCTGAAGAACATTGCGGCAGGCGCCAACCCGATGGCACTCGGAGTCGGCATCAACGCCGCCGCCGAGAAGGTCGTCGAGGCGCTGCTCGCGGCCGCCACCCCGGTCGAGGGCAAGAAGTCCATCGCCCAGGTCGCCACGGTTTCCTCGCGTGACGAAGAGATCGGCGAACTGGTCGGCGAGGCGCTCACTCGCGTGGGCACGGACGGTGTCGTGACGGTGGAGGAATCCTCCAGCCTCGCAACCGAGCTCGTGATCACCGAAGGCGTCCAGTTCGACAAGGGTTACCTGTCGCCGTATTTCGTGACCGATCTCGACGCGCAGAAGGCCGTGTACGAGGACGCCCTCGTGCTGCTCTACCGCGAGAAGATCAGCTCACTTCCCGACTTCCTGCCGTTGCTGGAGAAGGTTGCCGAGAGCGGCAAGCCGCTTCTCATCATCGCCGAGGACGTCGAGGGCGAGGTTCTCTCGACGCTGGTGGTCAACTCCATCCGGAAGACGATCAAGGCCGTCGCGGTGAAGGCGCCGTTCTTCGGTGACCGTCGCAAGGCGTTCCTCGACGACCTCGCCATCGTCACCGGCGGTACGGTCATCAACTCCGAGGTCGGGCTGAGCCTCAAGGAGGCCGGACTGGACCTCCTCGGCAGTGCCCGTCGCGTCGTGGTCAGCAAGGACGAGACCACGATCGTCGACGGCGCCGGCACCGACGCCGACATCAAGGGCCGCGTCGCGCAGCTGCGCCGGGAGATCGAGAACACCGACTCCGACTGGGATCGCGAGAAGCTCGAAGAGCGTCTGGCGAAGCTGGCCGGCGGTGTCGCGGTCATCAAGGTGGGTGCCGCAACCGAGACGGACCTCAAGGAACGCAAGTTCCGCGTCGAGGATGCCGTCAACGCCGCCAAGGCTGCTGTCGCCGAGGGCATCGTTCCCGGTGGCGGATCGGCCCTCGTGCAGGCGAGCACCGAGCTGGTCGACAACCTCGGTCTGACCGGTGACGAGGCCACGGGCGTCAAGGTCGTGCGCGAAGCGCTGCAGGCGCCCCTGTTCTGGATCGCCAGCAATGCCGGTCTCGACGGTTCCGTCGTCACCAGCAAGGTCGCCGAACAGCCCAAGGGGCACGGCTTCAACGCCGCGACCCTCACCTACGGTGACCTGCTCGCAGACGGTGTCGTCGACCCCGTCAAGGTCACCCGCTCCGCTGTCGTGAACGCGGCATCGGTGGCACGGATGATCCTGACGACCGAGAGCGCTGTGGTCGAGAAGCCCGAAGAAGAGCAGGAGCAGACCGGTCACGGACACAGCCACTGA
- the groES gene encoding co-chaperone GroES — MASVNIKPLEDKILVQANEAETTTASGLVIPDTAKEKPQEGTVVAVGEGRVNEQGNRIPVDVKEGDTVIYSKYGGTEIKYAGQEYLILSARDVLAVVSK, encoded by the coding sequence GTGGCGAGCGTCAACATCAAGCCGCTCGAGGACAAGATCCTCGTCCAGGCCAACGAGGCTGAGACGACGACTGCCTCCGGCCTGGTCATCCCCGACACGGCCAAGGAGAAGCCCCAGGAGGGCACCGTCGTCGCAGTCGGCGAAGGCCGCGTCAACGAGCAGGGCAACCGCATCCCGGTCGACGTCAAGGAGGGTGACACCGTCATCTACTCCAAGTACGGCGGAACCGAGATCAAGTACGCCGGTCAGGAATACCTGATCCTGTCGGCACGCGACGTGCTGGCTGTCGTCTCCAAGTAA
- a CDS encoding TIGR03767 family metallophosphoesterase, with translation MSDMNRRTFLTIAGLGAIGAVSISGRPWGLQYAGAAPLPTSGAGTTLEATAVPLGTSGYRKLGAGPGWPTIVRTELAEARNGREDRRTALASLVQLTDVHLVDTQSPVRFEYVHPFTGSAFRPQETLTAHGLVALVHRVNALAAGPHTQRPFDAVVSTGDNTDNKEFAELSWFLTALNGGTIVPNTGAPDRYEGVQNSGADLYWNPESPIQDMYKKAGFPEIPGLLGAAIDPVTSPGLRTPWYCVFGNHEDSVEGTVPSGIPPLDAMYTGSLKFEVPGSPEQAKAVDIATKYDPGAIAGVLSAFTTPPRVVTPDPTRAPFTPRQFIAAHLDPANTGPGPVGHGFAPDAGDTGIGYYAFDIAPGVVGISMDSTNHAGFVDGSLGAAQFRWIEDTLLAGSSVYYDSAGARVSQSRSDTWFVLFSHHTSTTMDNLVPDPANPTEPRIPAAQLVSLLHRFPNVLAWVNGHTHENRITPWAGPTPEQSFWEVNTASHIDFPQHGRILEVVDNADGTVSILTTLFEADSPYSVDYTDLSALGLASLYRELSFNDIHTDPVRLGASVDHNVELLLSSGR, from the coding sequence GTGTCTGACATGAACCGGCGTACCTTCCTCACGATTGCCGGACTCGGCGCCATCGGAGCGGTGAGCATCAGCGGACGTCCGTGGGGACTGCAGTACGCAGGCGCCGCCCCCCTTCCCACCTCCGGAGCGGGCACCACACTCGAAGCGACAGCCGTCCCTCTGGGAACGTCCGGATACCGCAAGCTCGGCGCGGGTCCGGGTTGGCCCACGATCGTGCGCACCGAACTCGCCGAGGCCCGGAACGGCCGCGAAGACCGCCGCACCGCGCTCGCGTCGCTCGTGCAGCTCACCGACGTCCACCTCGTCGATACCCAGTCCCCGGTGCGGTTCGAATACGTCCACCCCTTCACAGGTTCCGCGTTCCGTCCGCAGGAAACCCTCACGGCGCACGGGCTGGTCGCCCTCGTTCACCGGGTCAACGCTCTCGCCGCCGGCCCCCACACCCAGCGGCCGTTCGACGCGGTCGTGAGCACCGGCGACAACACCGACAACAAAGAGTTCGCCGAGTTGAGCTGGTTTCTCACCGCCCTCAACGGTGGCACCATCGTCCCCAACACCGGTGCGCCCGACCGCTACGAGGGCGTGCAGAATTCGGGTGCGGATCTGTACTGGAACCCGGAGTCCCCGATCCAGGACATGTACAAGAAAGCCGGCTTCCCCGAAATTCCCGGCCTGCTCGGAGCGGCGATCGACCCCGTCACCAGCCCCGGGCTTCGCACGCCGTGGTACTGCGTCTTCGGGAATCACGAAGACTCCGTCGAAGGCACTGTGCCCAGCGGCATCCCACCGCTCGACGCGATGTACACCGGTTCACTGAAGTTCGAGGTTCCGGGATCGCCCGAGCAGGCGAAGGCGGTCGATATCGCGACGAAGTACGACCCCGGCGCCATCGCCGGCGTCCTCTCCGCCTTCACGACGCCACCGCGGGTGGTCACCCCCGATCCGACGCGAGCCCCGTTCACACCACGCCAGTTCATCGCCGCCCATCTGGATCCGGCCAACACGGGCCCCGGCCCGGTAGGCCACGGGTTCGCTCCCGACGCAGGTGACACGGGAATCGGCTACTACGCCTTCGACATCGCTCCCGGTGTGGTCGGTATCAGCATGGATTCCACCAATCACGCCGGTTTCGTCGACGGCTCATTGGGCGCCGCCCAGTTCCGCTGGATCGAGGACACGTTGCTCGCCGGCAGCAGCGTGTACTACGACTCCGCGGGCGCCCGGGTGTCGCAGTCGCGTTCGGACACCTGGTTCGTCCTCTTCAGCCATCACACGAGCACCACCATGGACAACCTCGTCCCAGACCCGGCCAATCCGACCGAACCCCGAATTCCGGCCGCACAATTGGTGAGCCTGCTCCATCGTTTCCCGAACGTGCTCGCCTGGGTCAACGGACACACCCACGAGAACCGGATCACTCCCTGGGCCGGACCCACACCGGAACAGTCGTTCTGGGAGGTCAATACCGCATCGCACATCGACTTTCCGCAGCACGGGCGAATCCTCGAAGTGGTCGACAACGCCGACGGCACAGTGTCGATCCTCACCACCTTGTTCGAAGCCGACAGCCCGTACTCGGTCGACTACACGGACCTGTCCGCGCTCGGACTCGCCTCTCTGTATCGGGAGCTGTCGTTCAACGACATTCACACCGACCCCGTCCGGCTGGGCGCTTCCGTCGACCACAACGTCGAACTGTTGCTGTCGTCGGGTCGTTAG
- a CDS encoding potassium channel family protein, whose protein sequence is MGNASEFRNLDPRDRRRLLRRGLVRPVATVALCGVGYFVLPWTSVDGISTITLLVGGLLVVLVVAVWQIRQILRSDVPTLQAIEALALILPVYLLGYAVGYSLMSQSYPTYFSESLSRMDALYFSLTVFSTVGFGDITATTDPSRAVVSVQIIGNLILIGVGIRVVAAAVGWARGRK, encoded by the coding sequence ATGGGAAATGCCAGCGAGTTTCGCAACCTCGACCCGCGCGATCGTCGGCGGCTGCTGCGCCGCGGGCTCGTGCGCCCGGTCGCGACGGTTGCGCTCTGCGGCGTGGGCTACTTCGTGCTCCCGTGGACCTCGGTCGACGGCATCTCCACGATCACGCTCCTCGTGGGGGGACTGCTCGTCGTGCTGGTGGTCGCCGTGTGGCAGATCCGGCAGATTCTGCGGTCCGACGTGCCCACGCTGCAGGCCATAGAGGCGCTGGCACTGATTCTTCCTGTCTATCTGCTCGGCTACGCCGTGGGATACAGCCTGATGTCCCAGAGTTACCCGACATACTTCTCCGAATCGCTCAGCCGGATGGATGCCCTGTACTTCTCGTTGACGGTGTTTTCGACCGTGGGCTTCGGGGACATCACGGCGACGACCGATCCGTCGCGCGCTGTCGTCAGTGTCCAGATCATCGGGAACCTGATTCTCATCGGCGTCGGCATCCGCGTGGTGGCGGCAGCCGTCGGCTGGGCCCGTGGACGAAAGTGA